The following proteins are co-located in the Apium graveolens cultivar Ventura chromosome 5, ASM990537v1, whole genome shotgun sequence genome:
- the LOC141660437 gene encoding uncharacterized protein LOC141660437 codes for MYRERKFTKFGDLLSTLLVAEQNYELVIKNHQSRPTGSAPLPEVNNISFQQNVRGKGYRGGRGQGRYRGRGRSHGHFRPYNNSGHRKWQSESQSKRKAPRGGKTENVCYRCGMDGHWTRNFHTPDHLVKLYQSSQKSKENMVKTNFSNNNIDDFPRIKTGGININGPNEPKRTPIWEAED; via the coding sequence ATGTACAGGGAGCGCAAATTTACTAAGTTCGGGGATCTTCTATCAACTCTCCTCGTTGCTGAACAGAATTATGAATTGGTGATTAAGAATCATCAATCCCGTCCAACAGGATCTGCCCCATTACCTGAAGTAAATAACATATCATTCCAGCAGAATGTACGTGGAAAAGGGTATAGAGGTGGACGGGGTCAAGGTCGGTACCGTGGACGAGGTCGGAGCCACGGGCATTTTCGTCCATATAACAACTCTGGTCACCGGAAGTGGCAATCTGAATCACAGAGTAAAAGAAAGGCACCACGAGGAGGAAAAACTGAAAATGTTTGCTATAGGTGCGGCATGGATGGGCACTGGACACGTAATTTCCATACCCCAGATCATCTTGTTAAGTTATACCAATCTTCTCAAAAATCAAAAGAGAATATGGTAAAAACAAATTTCTCCAACAATAACATAGATGATTTCCCTAGAATCAAAACTGGAGGAATAAACATTAATGGTCCGAATGAACCTAAAAGAACTCCCATATGGGAGGCTGAAGATTAG